Part of the Lutra lutra chromosome 4, mLutLut1.2, whole genome shotgun sequence genome is shown below.
TGGTCTTGCACTCCAGACCTTTCAAGACCCAGCCCTTGATGTGCCTTGTGCCAGACTTAAATCGGTGGTATTCCTGACCCCAACACTCACCTGTACCTTCATGCCTTTATGCAAAGGACTGGATGGACGACACTAACCCCTCCACCCCAGTCAGCTGAATAACTCCACTGTCCTTTCAAAACCccattcaaggggcgcctgggtggctcagtgggttaagccgctgccttcggctcaggtcatgatcccaggtcctgggttcgagccccacatcgggctttctgttcagcggggagcctgcttcctcctctctctctgcctgcctctctgcctacttgtgatttctctctgtcaaataaataaataaaattaaaaaaaaaaaaaaaccattcaagAGTCACCTCACCTGGAAAGCCATCCTGACCCTCCTGAGCAGGGCTGGGTGGCCCCCTCAAGAGTTCCTGTACCACTCCATACACTCAACTTCTGCTAGGGCACACAAGTCACACTTGGTTGGAGCACCTCCATTActatctgaatgaatgaatgaatggttccACGGACATACTTCGATGACACCCCGGACCACGACTGAGGCCCCCAGATGGGTCTCCCTAAGGAGACCAGGAGCTCTGTAAAGGCCACACGGGGCCCTTCTCCCCAatgctccccagccctgccagcgCAGCACGGAGCAGCCAGTCAGTAAATAATCGGTTGACACATGAGCTGATGCGGGGTTCACAGCACACCTCTCCAAGTGTCAACAGTCTTCATCCTGGTGCTTGTTGACGCTGAGACTTCTTTCCCTGAAGTCGACCTTCCCCAGCCTACCCTCGCGCTCCTCAAGCACACACTCTGGTCCGGCAGGATCCCTCCCCTTGCTCGGCCGAACGCATCCTCCAGACGAACGCTGGTCAAAACCACTTTCCCCGCTCCGGAAGCGCAGCCCCTGCCGGGGCGGCGGGTCCCGGGCCGCGAGGCGCGCGGCTCTGCGCCCAGTGGGGTCACCGCGGCCGCGCGCACCCGGCCGGCCGCGCTCGTACCGTTTGAATCTCCCGCCCGAGCGGGCGCCGCGGGCCGGGCGGGAGAGGCGCGGCGGCACAGGGGCCGCGCGGCCCTCGCTCGAGCCAGGCGGGGCCGGGCCCGCGCCAGGGCGCCCCTCGGGGCCGGGGACCCGCGCGCCCGCACCCGCGCCTTCCTGCCGCCCGGCTTCACGTGGGGCCGGCGCCGCCGACACAAGCGCGCGGGCAATGGCCCCGGCCCGCCAGGGCTCCGGCTGTGGCTGCTCCGCGCGCCGCCCTCCGCCTCGACCCTCCGCCCGTGACGGGCGCGACCTACCTCGCTGCAGGTCCGCCACAAGCAACTCCTCGGCTCGCCCGCCCGGCCGCGAACTGCCCCAGAGCATGCGCTCTGCAGGCCTCCGGCCCCGACCCGGggccagaaaggaaaacaaagagccCGGCGGCCCCTGGAGGCCGCCCCGGGAAGTGCAAGTGGCGCGCTCGGGCTAGAGCGCTCTTGACAAGGCTCTCTCCGCCCTTGGCCCGCGGACTGTGGACTGTGGGTAACATATTTGGGAGGCTCCTAATCCGGACCAGTGAACTAACAATCAGAGACCACTTGAAACCAGAGTTTGGGAAGATCTGGTGGGGTAGGGACTGTACGGAGCAGAGAGATAATGATCTTCCCTGCTCTCAAAAGGGACCCCgtcagagaaagatgagaaaTCAGACCATCAACAACCACGCAGGGTATCGGGCTCAGCCTGGGGCTTAAGAAAGGCTTTCCAAGGTAAGTCTAAGAGGGCAGGGCATCTAGGAGATGCATCCCTTGTGATGACAGGGAGCGATGAGAACCTAGGGTGGTTGGGGGAAACTGCCAAGGTGTGACTTGAGCAGAGGGTGcccctgggagaggggagaaagctcGAGTGGAGGGTCAGATCATGATGCAGGCCCTCATGTGTCTAAGGAGTACAGCTTCTGTCCTGAGAACAGTGGGGAGTTAGGGAAGGGATCTGAGCTAGGGAGTGACCTGAGCAGAGTTTTTAGagcaaaatggaaaatggagTTGGTGGGAGGGGAAACacagaggggtggggtggggtggggtggggtggggtggggtggggtggggggcaagagaAGCAAAGGAGACCAGC
Proteins encoded:
- the LOC125097416 gene encoding translation initiation factor IF-2-like, with the protein product MTVHQTRQSTRGLVFLPVVTSYDLSTALFLQRKTGPSLTAAAVLATTPTSPIQKADTCQSRRLRNLFSTFPSLPSRSSSTHSGPAGSLPLLGRTHPPDERWSKPLSPLRKRSPCRGGGSRAARRAALRPVGSPRPRAPGRPRSYRLNLPPERAPRAGRERRGGTGAARPSLEPGGAGPAPGRPSGPGTRAPAPAPSCRPASRGAGAADTSARAMAPARQGSGCGCSARRPPPRPSARDGRDLPRCRSATSNSSARPPGRELPQSMRSAGLRPRPGARKENKEPGGPWRPPREVQVARSG